One window of Marinobacterium aestuarii genomic DNA carries:
- a CDS encoding AraC family transcriptional regulator: protein MSKSDAVAIDYVDSLLVHAEQKGYDVSSLLRSIGLSRADLEGREDFPAEQFGQLYQRMMWLVQDESFGMLSGGRMPNGTFRMMCFSMITCATLGEAVRRCSQFYEICKGPTVKPHIDIEGSNAVFRYVALSSMPADTVKRLVSNETPGLIRSSLSIWHHFMSWMLGYRLPLAKVGFTFAAQPNLNDYQNLFQCPLEFNAPENCLVFSAQQLDMPMMQNAETLRSFLRTAPYQLMVMVNGDRSVSAQVRGLIGRDFSRTPPTIIAAASALNMSSRTLRRQLEREGTTYQALKDQSRFAAAQEYLNYPDISVQDVASMLGFTEPSAFVRAFRKWSGMTPAVYRQSHRTEAGEPSPVAGL from the coding sequence ATGTCAAAGTCTGACGCCGTTGCGATTGATTATGTTGATAGCTTGCTGGTTCATGCCGAACAAAAAGGCTATGACGTTAGCTCGTTGCTGCGCTCTATCGGGCTGTCCCGTGCCGATCTGGAAGGGCGGGAGGATTTTCCGGCCGAGCAGTTCGGGCAGCTCTATCAGCGCATGATGTGGCTGGTGCAGGATGAATCTTTTGGCATGCTCAGTGGCGGGCGCATGCCCAATGGCACCTTTCGCATGATGTGCTTCAGTATGATTACCTGCGCCACTCTGGGCGAGGCTGTACGCCGCTGCAGTCAGTTTTACGAGATCTGCAAGGGGCCTACGGTCAAGCCCCATATTGATATCGAGGGCAGCAACGCCGTGTTCCGCTACGTGGCGCTCAGCTCAATGCCCGCCGATACGGTCAAACGGCTGGTATCCAACGAAACCCCTGGGCTGATTCGCTCCTCGCTGTCAATCTGGCATCACTTTATGAGCTGGATGCTGGGGTATCGGCTGCCGTTGGCAAAGGTGGGTTTTACTTTCGCCGCCCAACCCAACCTCAATGATTACCAGAACCTGTTTCAATGTCCGCTGGAGTTTAACGCGCCGGAAAATTGCCTGGTGTTTTCGGCGCAGCAGCTCGACATGCCCATGATGCAAAATGCGGAAACCCTGCGCAGTTTCCTGCGCACGGCGCCTTATCAGTTAATGGTCATGGTGAACGGTGATCGCTCGGTCAGTGCCCAGGTGCGGGGTCTTATCGGGCGGGATTTCAGCCGGACACCGCCCACCATTATTGCGGCGGCGAGCGCGCTGAACATGTCCTCACGCACCCTGCGGCGCCAGCTCGAGCGCGAGGGCACTACCTACCAGGCGCTGAAGGATCAAAGCCGCTTCGCCGCGGCGCAGGAATACCTCAATTACCCCGATATCAGCGTCCAGGACGTCGCGTCTATGCTCGGCTTTACCGAGCCCAGTGCTTTTGTGCGCGCCTTTCGCAAATGGAGCGGCATGACACCGGCCGTCTATCGCCAGAGTCACCGCACAGAGGCCGGCGAGCCCAGCCCGGTTGCGGGCCTATAG
- the nagA gene encoding N-acetylglucosamine-6-phosphate deacetylase: protein MQYALINGRIFDGEQMLEGRALWVRDGRIEALASPEQLPSGISTADLGGQLLAPGFIDTQVNGGGGVLFNDSPDVDGIRAIGRAHRRFGTTGFLPTLISDRREVMTAALGATREALVSVPGVLGIHLEGPFLNLQRKGIHPASMIRSPEDDALALLSSLNCEGVTLVTLAPEQVSPGFIQHLVEAGIVVAAGHTQSSYAQMTEALSLGVSGFTHLFNAMTPLSSREPGVVGAALDDANSWCGLIVDNHHVHAATLRIALRAKAAGKMMLVTDAVQTVGVGGREFELLGQAILRENGRVCSPEGTLAGSDLDMATAVRNSVKLLGLSLEESLRMASLYPAEFLRLGDRYGRIREGYQANLVLLNEQLEVQQTWIDGRAES, encoded by the coding sequence ATGCAGTATGCGTTAATCAATGGCCGCATCTTTGACGGCGAACAGATGCTTGAAGGCCGTGCTCTGTGGGTGCGAGACGGGCGTATCGAAGCGCTTGCAAGCCCCGAACAACTGCCCTCGGGCATCAGCACTGCCGATCTGGGTGGCCAGTTGCTGGCACCGGGTTTTATCGATACCCAGGTGAATGGCGGCGGCGGTGTGCTCTTTAACGACAGTCCGGATGTCGATGGTATTAGGGCCATCGGCCGTGCCCACAGGCGCTTTGGCACCACCGGCTTCCTGCCGACCCTGATCAGTGACAGGCGCGAAGTCATGACAGCTGCACTGGGTGCAACCCGGGAGGCGCTTGTCAGCGTGCCGGGTGTGCTGGGTATTCATCTGGAAGGACCTTTTCTGAATCTGCAGCGCAAGGGCATTCATCCCGCCAGCATGATTCGCTCGCCAGAAGACGATGCCCTGGCGCTGCTGAGCAGTTTGAACTGCGAAGGAGTCACGCTGGTGACGCTGGCGCCGGAGCAGGTGAGCCCCGGGTTTATTCAGCATCTGGTGGAGGCCGGTATTGTGGTTGCCGCAGGGCATACGCAGTCGAGCTATGCCCAGATGACCGAAGCGCTGAGCCTGGGGGTGAGCGGTTTTACCCATCTGTTCAATGCCATGACGCCACTCAGCAGTCGCGAGCCTGGCGTTGTAGGGGCGGCGCTGGATGATGCCAATAGCTGGTGTGGCCTGATTGTTGATAATCACCATGTGCATGCCGCAACACTGCGTATCGCCCTGCGGGCGAAAGCGGCGGGCAAGATGATGCTGGTCACCGATGCGGTTCAGACCGTAGGGGTAGGGGGGCGCGAATTCGAACTGCTGGGCCAGGCGATCCTGCGCGAAAACGGCCGCGTCTGCTCGCCTGAAGGGACGCTGGCGGGATCGGATCTGGACATGGCCACGGCGGTACGCAACAGCGTGAAGCTGCTGGGGCTGTCGCTGGAGGAGAGCCTTCGCATGGCGTCGCTTTATCCGGCCGAGTTCTTGCGCCTGGGGGACAGGTACGGCCGTATCCGCGAAGGCTACCAGGCGAATCTGGTACTGCTGAATGAACAGCTGGAAGTACAGCAGACCTGGATTGATGGCAGGGCCGAAAGTTAA
- a CDS encoding BadF/BadG/BcrA/BcrD ATPase family protein, giving the protein MNDNAVYLLGADGGGTSCRVRLSTIEGQILGEGRSGSANVRLGVDNAYAEILKATDAALHQAGLDRSVLSRTYAGFGLAGAVDEARRASVRDFPHPFASVAIETDAHTACLGAHGGKPGGILILGTGSCGVYQNAGQFDVIGGWGFMISDQGSGAWLGLNLVRQAMLALDGVIEQTPLSQAVLARFDNSHSQVLDWSEQARPRDYGAFAPLVLQFAAEQDSLALRLLQQCGEDAGELLARLQRLGARRVCLMGGLSEPLRPWLPAALLPLLCAPVGDAMDGALLLALGLLNVRES; this is encoded by the coding sequence ATGAACGATAACGCGGTTTACCTGCTCGGTGCAGACGGCGGCGGTACCTCCTGCCGGGTGCGCCTGAGCACTATAGAGGGCCAGATCCTGGGCGAAGGGCGTTCGGGCAGTGCCAATGTGCGCCTGGGCGTGGACAATGCCTATGCAGAGATCCTCAAGGCGACCGACGCTGCCCTCCATCAGGCCGGGCTCGACAGGTCCGTGCTGTCGCGCACCTATGCAGGCTTTGGTCTGGCGGGTGCCGTGGATGAAGCGCGCCGAGCCTCGGTGCGCGACTTCCCCCATCCTTTCGCCAGCGTGGCCATCGAAACCGATGCCCACACCGCCTGTCTGGGGGCCCACGGCGGTAAGCCCGGCGGCATACTGATTCTGGGCACGGGCTCCTGCGGGGTCTATCAGAATGCAGGCCAGTTCGACGTTATTGGCGGCTGGGGTTTCATGATCTCGGATCAGGGCAGCGGTGCCTGGCTGGGGCTGAACCTGGTGCGCCAGGCGATGCTGGCACTGGACGGTGTTATCGAGCAGACGCCGCTGAGTCAGGCCGTGCTGGCGCGCTTCGATAACAGCCACAGCCAGGTGCTGGACTGGTCCGAACAGGCGCGGCCACGGGACTACGGTGCCTTTGCACCCCTGGTACTGCAGTTTGCCGCGGAGCAGGATTCGCTGGCGCTGCGCCTGTTGCAGCAGTGCGGTGAAGATGCCGGCGAACTGCTGGCGCGATTGCAGCGCCTCGGCGCCCGGCGGGTCTGCCTGATGGGAGGCTTGAGTGAGCCACTGCGGCCCTGGTTGCCGGCGGCCTTGCTGCCGTTGCTCTGTGCGCCTGTTGGCGATGCGATGGATGGCGCCCTGTTGCTGGCCCTTGGCCTGTTAAATGTGAGGGAATCCTGA
- the nagB gene encoding glucosamine-6-phosphate deaminase yields the protein MQVIIADSAQEVARLGADQLSSLMRTRPNAVLGLATGNTPIALYAELVRRYRSGNLSFAGARSFNLDEYVGLAPEHPQSYRYFMNQYLFSQIDIALEHTWVPDGMADPQTAGEAYEAQIAAAGGIDLQVLGIGRNGHIGFNEPSSSLGSGTRIKTLAPQTLVDNSRFFGADEFQPSLAITMGIGTILRSRKTLLLATGDAKADAVKAMVEGPVTASCPASALQLHPCAVVIVDRAAGGRLEHCEYYQRVREETDQLKSR from the coding sequence ATGCAGGTAATCATTGCTGATTCAGCGCAGGAGGTGGCGCGTCTGGGGGCCGATCAGCTGAGTAGCTTGATGCGCACCAGGCCCAATGCGGTGCTGGGGCTTGCCACCGGTAATACACCCATAGCGCTCTATGCAGAGCTGGTGCGGCGCTACCGCAGCGGCAACCTGAGCTTTGCCGGCGCCCGTTCGTTCAATCTGGATGAGTACGTCGGCCTGGCGCCGGAGCATCCGCAGAGCTATCGCTATTTCATGAATCAGTACCTGTTCAGCCAGATCGATATTGCGCTGGAACATACCTGGGTGCCCGATGGCATGGCGGACCCGCAGACCGCCGGCGAGGCTTACGAAGCCCAGATAGCCGCGGCGGGCGGTATTGATCTGCAGGTGCTGGGTATAGGCCGCAATGGCCATATTGGCTTTAACGAGCCGAGTTCAAGCCTGGGCTCCGGCACCCGGATCAAGACCCTGGCGCCCCAGACTCTGGTGGATAACAGTCGCTTCTTTGGCGCCGATGAGTTTCAGCCCAGTCTGGCAATCACCATGGGCATAGGTACAATTCTGCGCTCACGCAAAACCCTGCTGCTGGCAACGGGGGACGCCAAGGCCGATGCCGTTAAGGCGATGGTGGAAGGCCCGGTCACGGCCAGCTGTCCTGCGTCTGCGTTGCAGCTGCACCCTTGCGCGGTAGTGATTGTGGATCGCGCTGCTGGCGGGCGACTGGAACACTGCGAGTATTACCAGCGTGTACGTGAAGAAACCGACCAGCTCAAAAGCCGCTAG
- a CDS encoding ABC transporter substrate-binding protein, with protein MSTPVKGIATRLGSLSLGLMLATGSVGAWSAEKLVIESWRNDDSKIWNDIIIPAFNQQHPDIELVFSPTPPSDYNSALQAKLQGGTAGDLITCRPFDVSLSLYTKGNLENLSSLAGMDNFSEFARSAWVTDDGKDTFCLPMASVIHGFIYNKELFAELNLEVPKTESEFFKVLDTIKNESRYIPLVMGTSDQWESATMGFQNIGPNYWKGEAGRRGLIDGSEKLTDPQYVQVWEQMAKWGPYMGRGYEAQKYADSQNLFTLGRGVIYPAGSWDIPTFNDQADFEFAAFAPPVPDGQDSCYISDHTDIAMGINAASPNKAAARTFLSWMASKDFAELYSNQLPGFFSLSNHQIEIKDPVAQQFLSWRQGCEQTIRNSYQILSRGTPSMENELWNVSTQVLNGTLSPEDAAKQVEAGLAQWYKPHQ; from the coding sequence ATGAGCACGCCCGTCAAAGGTATCGCAACACGGCTTGGCAGCCTGTCCCTTGGTCTGATGCTGGCCACCGGCTCGGTCGGTGCCTGGTCGGCTGAAAAGCTGGTGATCGAAAGCTGGCGCAACGATGACAGCAAGATCTGGAACGACATCATCATTCCGGCCTTCAACCAGCAGCACCCGGATATAGAACTGGTGTTCTCCCCCACGCCCCCGAGCGACTACAACTCGGCGCTGCAGGCCAAGCTGCAGGGCGGCACCGCCGGTGACCTGATCACCTGCCGCCCCTTTGATGTGTCGCTCAGCCTCTATACCAAGGGCAACCTTGAGAATCTCAGCAGCCTTGCCGGCATGGACAATTTCTCCGAATTTGCCCGCAGCGCCTGGGTGACCGATGACGGCAAGGACACCTTCTGCCTGCCCATGGCCTCAGTGATTCACGGCTTCATCTATAACAAGGAGCTGTTCGCCGAGCTGAACCTTGAAGTGCCCAAAACCGAAAGCGAATTTTTCAAGGTACTCGACACCATCAAGAACGAGAGCCGCTATATACCGCTGGTTATGGGCACCTCGGATCAGTGGGAATCGGCCACCATGGGCTTTCAGAATATCGGCCCCAACTACTGGAAAGGCGAAGCCGGACGCCGCGGCCTTATTGATGGCAGCGAAAAGCTGACCGACCCGCAGTACGTGCAGGTTTGGGAGCAGATGGCCAAGTGGGGCCCCTACATGGGCCGCGGCTATGAGGCACAGAAATATGCCGATTCCCAGAATCTGTTTACCCTGGGCCGTGGCGTTATCTATCCCGCCGGTTCCTGGGATATTCCAACCTTTAACGACCAGGCCGATTTCGAGTTCGCCGCCTTCGCCCCCCCGGTACCGGACGGTCAGGATAGCTGCTACATCAGCGATCACACCGACATCGCCATGGGCATCAATGCAGCCAGCCCCAACAAGGCCGCGGCCCGCACCTTCCTGAGCTGGATGGCAAGCAAGGACTTTGCCGAGCTCTATTCCAACCAGCTGCCGGGCTTCTTCTCGCTGTCCAACCACCAGATCGAGATCAAGGATCCGGTGGCGCAGCAGTTCCTCAGCTGGCGCCAGGGGTGCGAACAGACCATCCGCAATTCCTACCAGATCCTGTCTCGCGGTACGCCCAGCATGGAGAACGAGCTCTGGAACGTCAGCACCCAGGTGCTTAACGGCACCCTGAGCCCAGAGGATGCCGCCAAGCAGGTCGAGGCCGGCTTGGCCCAGTGGTACAAGCCGCACCAGTAA
- a CDS encoding carbohydrate ABC transporter permease produces MSHPSSIQRRFPWHILFFLAPGLLIYVTFSVYPLLDTLWLGLFQEDATGQRFFAGISNYQTLLLDAAWSEPFWNALWNNTKFFIIHMLVQNPIGLFLAALLSSPRLRLSNTYRTLIFMPTMLSVVIIGFVWQLLLSPIWGISEGFLYSIGLGQYFDAWLGKESSSLITLALISVWQFVGIPMMLIYAAMLSIPDDLIDASVVDGSSAWQTFWNIKLPLILPTIGMVSILTFVANFNAFELVYAVKGALAGPNFSSDIMGTLFYRTFFGFQLQSGSITMGAAVATLMFLIILVGVMLYLFVIQRRMKRFQL; encoded by the coding sequence ATGTCTCACCCCAGTTCCATCCAGCGCCGCTTTCCGTGGCACATTCTGTTCTTTCTGGCCCCGGGCCTGCTGATCTACGTGACCTTCAGCGTTTATCCGCTGCTCGACACCCTCTGGCTCGGCCTGTTTCAGGAAGACGCAACCGGACAGCGTTTCTTCGCCGGTATCAGCAACTATCAGACCCTGCTGCTGGATGCCGCCTGGTCCGAGCCGTTCTGGAACGCGCTCTGGAACAACACCAAATTCTTTATCATTCACATGCTGGTACAAAACCCCATTGGGCTCTTTCTGGCCGCCCTGCTCAGCTCGCCACGACTGCGCCTGAGCAATACCTATCGCACCCTGATCTTCATGCCCACCATGCTGTCGGTGGTGATTATCGGCTTCGTCTGGCAGCTGCTGCTGAGCCCGATCTGGGGCATCAGTGAAGGCTTTCTGTACAGCATCGGCCTGGGGCAGTATTTCGATGCCTGGCTGGGCAAGGAATCCAGCTCGCTCATTACGCTGGCGCTGATTTCGGTATGGCAGTTCGTCGGCATCCCCATGATGCTGATCTACGCCGCCATGCTGAGCATTCCGGATGACCTGATCGATGCCAGCGTGGTCGACGGCTCCAGCGCCTGGCAGACCTTCTGGAACATCAAGCTGCCACTGATACTGCCCACCATTGGCATGGTGTCGATCCTGACCTTTGTGGCCAACTTCAATGCCTTTGAGCTGGTCTACGCCGTGAAGGGCGCCCTAGCGGGGCCCAACTTCTCCAGCGATATCATGGGCACGCTGTTTTACCGCACCTTCTTTGGCTTCCAGCTGCAATCGGGCAGCATCACCATGGGCGCTGCGGTGGCAACACTGATGTTCCTGATCATCCTGGTGGGTGTGATGCTGTACCTGTTCGTTATTCAGCGCCGCATGAAACGTTTTCAGCTCTGA
- a CDS encoding carbohydrate ABC transporter permease: MLSLPGLKHNTGKTLMTHAVLLTYTVIALFPILVIIINAFKSRKAIFKDPLALPTLDSFSLEGFEQVLGRADFGLYFGNSLIVTLVSLFFVLLFGAMAAWALTEYKFRGNLFLAVLIAMGIMIPIRLGTVSILNLMASLDLVNTLTALVLVYIAQGLPLAVFILSEFIRQVPKELKEAARCDNVSEYKIFFTIILPLIRPAMATVAVFTMIPIWNDLWFPLILAPGESTQTITLGVQQFIGQYVTDWNAVLSSLTLAIVPVLVLYVIFSRQLIRGLTSGAVK; the protein is encoded by the coding sequence ATGCTTAGCCTGCCCGGCCTCAAACACAACACCGGCAAGACCCTCATGACCCATGCGGTTCTGCTGACCTACACCGTTATCGCGCTCTTCCCGATTCTGGTGATCATCATCAACGCCTTCAAGAGCCGCAAGGCCATCTTCAAGGACCCGCTGGCCCTGCCGACGCTGGACTCGTTCAGCCTGGAGGGCTTCGAGCAGGTGCTGGGGCGCGCCGACTTTGGCCTCTATTTCGGCAACAGCCTGATCGTGACCCTGGTCTCGCTGTTCTTCGTGCTGCTGTTCGGCGCCATGGCGGCCTGGGCCCTGACGGAGTACAAGTTTCGCGGCAACCTCTTCCTGGCGGTGCTGATCGCCATGGGCATCATGATTCCCATTCGCCTGGGCACAGTGAGCATCCTCAACCTGATGGCGAGCCTGGACCTGGTCAACACCCTCACCGCCCTGGTGCTGGTGTACATCGCCCAGGGGCTGCCGCTGGCGGTGTTCATCCTGTCGGAGTTTATCCGCCAGGTGCCCAAGGAGCTGAAGGAAGCGGCGCGCTGCGACAATGTCAGCGAGTACAAGATTTTCTTCACCATTATCCTGCCGCTGATACGCCCGGCCATGGCCACGGTGGCCGTGTTCACCATGATCCCGATCTGGAACGATCTCTGGTTCCCGCTGATTCTGGCACCCGGTGAAAGCACCCAGACCATCACCCTTGGCGTGCAGCAGTTTATCGGCCAGTACGTGACCGACTGGAACGCGGTGCTGTCCTCCCTGACGCTCGCCATAGTGCCGGTACTGGTGCTCTACGTGATTTTCTCCCGTCAGCTGATTCGCGGCCTCACCTCCGGGGCTGTGAAATGA
- a CDS encoding ABC transporter ATP-binding protein → MADVKLSNIKKSYGETPVLHGIDLDIKHGEFVVLVGASGCGKSTLLRLIAGLEDISSGELCIGEQQVNSLPPAQRGIAMVFQSYALYPHMSVFKNMSYGLKIAGKDKAFIEAKVRDAARILHIDHLLERLPRELSGGQRQRVAIGRAIVRDPNVFLFDEPLSNLDAALRVKTRVEIGKLHQELGATIIYVTHDQVEAMTLGDKIVVMNQGRVEQCGTPLELYQHPSTRFVGGFIGSPKMNFIDGKVAAIGSDHIEIQLSNGCRSRACVEAGDLKIGDSVTLGVRPEHIEERSDAGTLLSGDVSLVERLGEASFIYMTLGDGTEMVVRGSGESTVTTCERIEVSFAPHNAHVFDSNDRALRRLKPGNVHSTAQLAQLKAVGQETL, encoded by the coding sequence ATGGCTGACGTCAAACTGAGCAACATCAAGAAAAGCTACGGCGAGACCCCGGTTCTGCACGGTATCGACCTGGACATCAAGCACGGCGAGTTCGTGGTACTGGTGGGCGCCTCCGGCTGCGGCAAGTCGACCCTGCTGCGCCTGATTGCAGGCCTTGAGGATATCAGCAGCGGCGAGCTGTGCATCGGCGAGCAGCAGGTGAACAGCCTGCCCCCGGCGCAGCGCGGCATCGCCATGGTGTTCCAGTCCTACGCGCTCTACCCCCACATGAGCGTGTTCAAGAACATGTCCTACGGCCTCAAGATCGCCGGCAAGGACAAGGCCTTTATCGAGGCCAAGGTGCGCGACGCCGCCAGGATACTGCATATCGATCACCTGCTGGAGCGCCTGCCCCGCGAGCTCTCCGGTGGTCAGCGCCAGCGTGTCGCCATTGGCCGCGCCATAGTGCGTGATCCCAATGTATTCCTGTTCGATGAGCCACTGTCGAACCTCGATGCTGCGCTGCGCGTAAAAACCCGGGTCGAGATCGGCAAACTGCATCAGGAGCTCGGCGCCACCATCATCTATGTGACCCACGATCAGGTCGAAGCCATGACGCTGGGCGACAAGATAGTCGTCATGAACCAGGGCCGGGTCGAACAGTGCGGCACACCGCTGGAGCTCTACCAGCATCCGAGCACCCGTTTTGTCGGCGGCTTTATCGGCTCACCGAAGATGAACTTTATCGATGGCAAGGTCGCCGCCATTGGCAGCGACCATATCGAAATTCAGCTCAGCAATGGCTGTCGCAGCCGCGCCTGTGTTGAAGCCGGCGATCTCAAGATCGGCGACAGCGTCACCCTGGGGGTGCGACCCGAACACATCGAAGAGCGCAGCGATGCCGGCACCCTGCTCAGCGGTGATGTCAGCCTGGTGGAGCGCCTGGGCGAGGCCAGCTTTATCTACATGACCCTGGGCGATGGCACCGAGATGGTCGTACGCGGCAGCGGCGAGAGCACCGTTACCACTTGCGAGCGTATCGAGGTATCCTTCGCCCCCCACAATGCCCACGTGTTCGACAGCAACGACCGTGCGCTGCGCAGGCTCAAGCCCGGCAATGTGCATTCAACCGCACAGCTGGCACAGCTCAAGGCCGTGGGCCAGGAAACACTTTAA
- a CDS encoding GntR family transcriptional regulator — protein sequence MDKTDSLIHSIFDAPVESSRVAKPLYLQLQQRIRDAIHNGQLQYGEAIPPEREIASSMKVSRVTVRRAIDDLVTEGLLVQRQGVGTFVSDRVEQPLNFLKSFSEVMRDRGRNPGSKWLDRSLGLASAEEQRALKLGPDDEVVRFHRLRTVDDQPMGLEMAAIPRRFLDNPFAIKDSLYQVMSELGLRPVKALQRLRAISIDETRAAHLGIPVNSAVLYIERLGLLADDTPVEFTRSWFPGDAYDFVAEIRNPDGVPVESI from the coding sequence ATGGACAAGACAGACAGCCTCATTCACAGCATCTTCGACGCCCCCGTGGAAAGCTCGCGGGTCGCCAAGCCCTTGTACCTGCAACTGCAGCAACGCATCCGCGATGCCATCCACAACGGCCAGCTGCAATACGGCGAGGCCATACCGCCGGAGCGGGAAATCGCCAGCAGCATGAAGGTATCCCGCGTGACGGTGCGCCGCGCCATTGATGACCTGGTGACCGAGGGCCTGCTGGTGCAACGCCAGGGCGTGGGCACCTTTGTCAGCGATCGCGTGGAACAGCCGCTGAACTTTCTCAAAAGCTTCTCCGAAGTCATGCGCGACCGCGGCCGCAACCCGGGCTCCAAATGGCTCGACCGTTCCCTGGGCCTGGCCAGCGCAGAGGAACAGCGCGCCCTGAAGCTGGGTCCCGATGACGAGGTGGTACGCTTTCATCGCCTGCGCACCGTGGACGATCAACCCATGGGGCTGGAAATGGCCGCCATTCCGCGCCGCTTTCTCGACAACCCCTTCGCCATCAAGGATTCGCTCTATCAGGTGATGTCGGAACTGGGCCTGCGCCCGGTCAAGGCGCTGCAACGCCTGCGCGCCATTTCCATCGACGAAACCCGCGCCGCCCACCTCGGCATCCCCGTCAACAGCGCCGTGCTCTATATCGAGCGCCTGGGCCTGCTGGCCGACGATACCCCAGTGGAATTCACCCGCTCCTGGTTCCCAGGCGATGCCTATGATTTTGTTGCGGAGATTCGTAATCCGGATGGGGTGCCGGTGGAAAGCATTTAA
- the istB gene encoding IS21-like element helper ATPase IstB — MSTQTLAQLRHLKLGGMARALQTQLEQVGTYEGLPFIERLGLLVEQESLSRDHRKQERLVRQARFKLSATVQDIDYQHPRNVSQAQVARLAQGDWIERAQNLLITGPCGSGKTYLACALGHSACLRGYSVRYYRLSRLLLELTQAKADGSYHALLKQLAKVQLLQIDDWGLEPLKPAHRNDLMEIMDDRHGQTSTLVISQLPTDQWYASIGDNTLADAILDRLMHNAHRLQLKGESMRKILGQLTEDEHLS, encoded by the coding sequence ATGAGCACTCAGACTCTGGCGCAGCTGCGCCACCTCAAACTCGGCGGCATGGCCCGCGCCCTGCAAACCCAGCTGGAACAGGTCGGCACCTATGAGGGACTGCCGTTTATCGAGCGGCTCGGCCTGCTGGTCGAGCAGGAAAGCCTGAGCCGGGACCACCGCAAGCAGGAGCGCCTGGTACGGCAGGCACGCTTCAAGCTCAGCGCCACCGTGCAGGACATCGACTACCAGCATCCGCGTAACGTCAGTCAGGCCCAAGTCGCCCGGTTGGCGCAGGGGGACTGGATCGAGCGGGCCCAGAACCTGCTGATCACCGGACCCTGCGGCAGCGGCAAGACCTACCTGGCCTGTGCGTTGGGCCACAGCGCCTGCCTGCGGGGCTACAGTGTCCGCTATTACCGGCTCTCGCGCCTGCTGCTGGAACTGACTCAGGCCAAGGCGGACGGCAGCTACCACGCGCTTCTCAAGCAGCTGGCGAAGGTCCAGCTGCTACAGATCGACGACTGGGGACTGGAGCCACTGAAGCCGGCCCACCGCAACGATCTGATGGAGATCATGGACGACCGCCACGGTCAGACCTCGACGCTGGTGATCAGCCAGTTGCCGACCGATCAGTGGTACGCCAGCATCGGCGACAACACCCTGGCGGATGCTATCCTGGACCGGCTGATGCACAACGCGCACCGCCTTCAGTTGAAGGGCGAGTCGATGCGAAAAATCCTCGGGCAGTTGACCGAAGATGAACACCTGAGCTAA